The following is a genomic window from Pedobacter sp. KBS0701.
AGATTCTGGAAACGCTGATAAAGTGCCTGCGAAGGCGATGTTTTTATCAGTTTGGGATCACAATTATAAAAATACCTTAAAGATAGATCTTTGGACAAAAGATATGCCTGTTGATGAGATGAAACGTTTTTTCTACGAGACTCTACAAACCATGGGCGATAGCTTTTTAAAAGCCACAAACGAAACTTTAATTGTTGAAGATTTACGCGATTACTGTGCCCACTTTGCAGATAAGATGGGTATTATTGAAGGGCAGTAGTTTAGTCATTAGTCATTAGTCATTAGTCATTAGTCATTAGTCATTAGTCATTAGTCATTAGTCATTAGTCATTAGTCATTAGTCATTAGTCATTAGTCATTAGTCATTAGTCATTAAAAAATGCCAGGCAAATTAGCTATAAACTATTAAAAACAATTAACCAATTTATACAGTTAACCGATTAACCAAAAAGTATGTTAGTATTAAATAAATTCAGGGCTTGGTTAGGCATTTTGTTATGCATTATTGCAGGTTTTTGTCCAATATTAAAAGTTCCGATTAAAGGCAATTGGAATCTGTACCAATCTGACGCCCGTTTGTTTTTGATCACTTATGCCATTATCGTCATTTCCGTATTGTTTCTGTTCATCAGA
Proteins encoded in this region:
- the gldC gene encoding gliding motility protein GldC, which encodes MKKAEIKITVELDEGNNPDNILWESTDSGNADKVPAKAMFLSVWDHNYKNTLKIDLWTKDMPVDEMKRFFYETLQTMGDSFLKATNETLIVEDLRDYCAHFADKMGIIEGQ